In Cydia splendana chromosome 3, ilCydSple1.2, whole genome shotgun sequence, one DNA window encodes the following:
- the LOC134806725 gene encoding uncharacterized protein LOC134806725 codes for MKIHEPMGTNIAACGGSLISRRHVLTAAHCLDFDIKNYEDVSICLGEYNTRTFPNDCTGSQCVQNVLMHPDKVTIHKQFDRRAISNDIAMLRLATAAPNSEYKTRTFLNGCTGSQCVQNVLMHPDKVTIHKQFDRRAISNDIAMLRLATPAPNSEYNTRTFLNHCTGSQCVQNVLMHPDKVTIHKQFDRRAISNDIAMLRLATPAPNSDKVTIHKQFDRRAISNDIAMLRLATPAPNSEYKTRTFLNDCTGSQCVQNVLMHPDKVTIHKQFDRRAISNDIAMLRLSTAAPNSEYIRPIPLPTFNINNAKYEGTPLTIAGWGQTEHGQASSIKLHAQVQLISPNTCRKYFQVTNSMLCAAGRNGQDSCFGDSGGPIVVEQQGNFQLVGVVSFGDSKCGGSKPSVYTNVFSYLDWIQNTTRD; via the exons ATGAAAATCCATGAGCCGATGGGGACCAACATAGCCGCTTGCGGAGGATCCCTCATCAGCCGCCGACATGTGCTCACTGCTGCCCACTGCTTGGATTTCGATATCAAGAATTACGAGGA TGTGAGCATCTGCCTAGGCGAGTACAACACCCGGACCTTCCCGAATGATTGCACCGGGAGCCAGTGCGTCCAGAACGTGCTGATGCATCCAGACAAGGTCACCATCCACAAGCAGTTCGATCGTCGCGCCATCAGCAACGACATCGCGATGTTACGGCTGGCCACAGCCGCTCCTAACTCTG AGTACAAAACCCGGACCTTCCTGAATGGCTGCACCGGGAGCCAGTGCGTCCAGAACGTGCTGATGCATCCAGACAAGGTCACCATCCACAAGCAGTTCGATCGTCGCGCCATCAGCAACGACATCGCGATGTTACGGCTGGCCACACCCGCTCCTAACTCTG AGTACAATACCCGGACCTTTCTGAATCATTGCACCGGGAGCCAGTGCGTCCAGAACGTGCTGATGCATCCAGACAAGGTCACCATCCACAAGCAGTTCGATCGTCGCGCCATCAGCAACGACATCGCGATGTTACGGCTGGCCACACCCGCTCCTAACTCTG ACAAGGTCACCATCCACAAGCAGTTCGATCGTCGCGCCATCAGCAACGACATCGCGATGTTACGGCTGGCCACACCCGCTCCTAACTCTG AGTACAAAACCCGGACCTTCCTGAATGACTGCACCGGGAGCCAGTGCGTCCAGAACGTGCTGATGCATCCAGACAAGGTCACCATCCACAAGCAGTTCGATCGACGCGCCATCAGCAACGACATCGCGATGTTACGGCTGTCCACAGCCGCTCCTAACTCTG AATACATCCGTCCGATCCCCCTGCCCACTTTCAACATCAACAACGCCAAATACGAAGGAACTCCTCTCACCATCGCCGGCTGGGGCCAGACTGAACACGGCCAAGCATCATCTATCAAACTACACGCACAAGTCCAACTGATCTCTCCAAACACCTGTAGAAAATACTTCCAGGTGACTAATAGCATGCTGTGTGCGGCAGGGAGAAACGGCCAGGACTCATGCTTCGGAGACTCTGGTGGCCCAATAGTGGTCGAGCAGCAAGGGAACTTTCAGCTCGTTGGGGTTGTCAGTTTTGGGGATAGCAAGTGCGGGGGTTCCAAGCCTTCTGTGTATACTAATGTGTTCTCTTATTTGGATTGGATCCAGAATACTACGAGGGACTAG
- the LOC134806417 gene encoding odorant receptor 22a-like: MQSLKSRIGIQKTATKEIYTFETNTTVSLFYKICAIVFLGCGTNFMFDDLKLPRKVVEICRIVSKVFALLVLMLVCSACIAFFTQHNLDMMHKSKLWLFGPPLVALNAMQLNCVLRKNQIKKLSYTIAVVLRGMFTVDELEEEMIRKTWRFSLAFAFLLNGLFFSTGIVTGYVASTTNETFTTIVPAWPDLNDHSLAASIARIVHYCVWYMLLMRVCSVYFIILAITIGLQYQFSMMCNYFHSLNSIFAGEDSQEEKQHKYEDAFKFGIKMHSLTLWCIDQTQVTCGVAFSSQFITNLVTLISLMVQFMYMERTFGNCLTVFLYAGVTLTATGIFMWNAGDVTFEATKLRTAMFHSGWHNCRGQASVRVRKLLIIAIRQAQDPVTIKGFGILELSYESYISMVKLAYSVFSVLSQK; this comes from the exons ATGCAGTCTCTTAAATCACGAATAGGAATTCAGAAAACCGCAACGAAAGAAATCTACACATTTGAAACAAACACCACAGTATCTCTCTTCTACAAAATATGTGCTATAGTCTTCTTAGGCTGCGGTACTAACTTCATGTTCGACGATTTGAAACTACCTCGAAAAGTGGTCGAAATCTGCCGCATTGTCTCCAAAGTGTTTGCGTTGCTCGTATTAATGCTGGTCTGTTCGGCCTGTATAGCCTTTTTTACACAGCATAATTTGGATATGATGCATAAGTCCAAGTTGTGGTTGTTTGGACCTCCCCTCGTCGCTCTAAATGCTATGCAATTGAACTGTGTATTGCGCAAAAAtcag ATAAAAAAGCTGAGTTACACAATAGCCGTGGTACTACGAGGAATGTTCACTGTCGACGAGCTTGAGGAGGAGATGATCAggaaaacatggcggttttCACTCGCTTTTGCATTCTTGCTAAACGGTCTATTCTTTTCTACGGGCATCGTCACTGGATACGTGGCCAGCACGACAA ATGAAACCTTCACGACCATAGTACCAGCTTGGCCTGATCTGAACGACCATAGCCTTGCCGCCAGTATCGCCCGAATAGTCCATTACTGTGTCtg GTACATGCTCTTAATGCGCGTCTGCTCCGTCTACTTCATAATCTTGGCCATAACCATCGGTCTCCAGTACCAGTTCAGCATGATGTGCAACTACTTCCACAGTCTTAACAGCATCTTCGCCGGAGAGGACAGCCAAGAGGAGAAACAACACAAATACGAAGACGCCTTCAAATTTGGGATTAAGATGCATTCTTTGACTCTATG GTGCATCGATCAAACGCAAGTGACGTGCGGAGTAGCTTTCAGCTCGCAGTTCATCACCAACTTGGTGACACTGATATCGCTCATGGTGCAATTTATG TACATGGAACGCACATTCGGGAACTGCCTAACCGTCTTCCTGTACGCTGGGGTCACGCTCACCGCCACTGGTATCTTCATGTGGAACGCAGGAGACGTCACATTCGAG GCCACCAAGCTGCGCACGGCCATGTTCCACTCTGGCTGGCATAACTGCCGGGGGCAGGCCTCTGTGCGGGTCCGCAAACTGCTCATCATCGCCATAAGACAGGCccaa GACCCTGTGACAATCAAAGGTTTTGGGATACTGGAGCTGTCTTACGAGTCATATATTTCG ATGGTGAAACTTGCATATTCTGTATTCTCCGTTTTGTCACAGAAATAA